CTGAGGTCGGCGGACGGGTGGACGATGTCGGCGGTCACGCCGGCCCGCCACAGCGCGCCGTACAGGGCGGTCAACCGGTCGGCGTAGCGGACGTCCACGCTGGGGTGCGAGTCCAACTCGACACCCCACCACGCCTCCCAGTCGAACAGGATCGCCACCTCGGCGTCCACCCGGCTGCCGCGTACCTCGGCCAGTGCCTTGAGGTCCGCGCCGAGCTGGCAGACCTCGTGGAACACCTTGGTCTCCGGCCCGGCGTGCGGCACCAGCGCGGAGTGGAACTTCTCGGCGCCGGCCCGGGAGGCCCGCCACTGGAAGAACAGCACCCCGTCGGCGCCCCGGGCGACGTGCGCCAGGCTGTTGCGGCGCAGCTGCCCCGGCAGCTTCGCCACGTTGCGCGGCTGCCAGTTCACCGCGCTGGTGGAGTGCTCCATCAGCAGCCACGGATCACCGCCCGCCACGCCGCGGGTGTGGTCGGCGGAGAGGGCCAGCCCGAGGTGCGCCTGCGGGTCGGCGGCGGTGAGGTAGTGGTCGTTGGAGATCAGGTCCACGTCGTCGGCCCACGAGTGGTAGTCCATGTGCTTGATCCCGGTGCCGATCATGAAGTTGGTGGTCACCGGCTGACGGACCAGCGTCTTCAACAGCTCGCGTTCGGCGCGCAGTTGGGCCCGTTGCTCGTCGGAGGAGAAGCGCAGGAAGTCCAGCTGCTGCGTGGGGTTGGCGAAGGTCGGCGCGGTGCGCGGCGGGTTGATCTCGGCCCAGTCGCCGTAGCGCTGGCTCCAGAACGCGGTGCCCCAGGCGTCGTTGAGCCGGTCCAGGTCGCCGTAGCGCTCGCGCAGCCAGCCCCGGAACGCCTCGGCGCTGACGTCGCAGTAGCAGTGCACGTTATGGCAGCCCAGCTCGTTGGAGACGTGCCACATCACCACCGCCGGGTGCTCGGCGTACCGGTCGGCGACCGCGCGTACCAGCTCCAGCGACCGCTCCCGGAACACCGGGGAGCTGGGGCAGTACGCCTGCCGCCCGCCCGGCCAGAGGATCGCGCCGTCGGACCGGCGGGGCAACGTCTCCGGGTACGCGCGGGCCAGCCACGGAGGCGGGCTGGCGGTGGCGGTGGCCAGGTCGACCTGGATGCCGCCGTCGTGCAGCAGGGCCAGCACCCGATCCAGCCAGCCGAACTCGAACCGGCCGGGGGTGGGCTCCAGCAGAGCCCACGAGAAGATGCCGACGGAGACCAGGTTGACCCCGGCCCTACGCATCAGCTCGACGTCCTCGGACCAGGTCTGCTCGGGCCACTGCTCGGGGTTGTAGTCGCCGCCGAAATAGATGCCGTCGCCCTGCCATCGCCGCATGACAGCTGAGGTTGCACCCGGCAGCCCACGGAAGTCAACAGGTTCCAACATCGATTTCTTTTCCAACGTTTACCACGTAACGGCCGTGTCACGACTGGGTTCTGGGAGGCGAATTGCCCTCTTGACAGCGCCCGGCGGACGGGTAGCTTGAGGCCCCAATGGCCATTCGTGTTTGCCATTGTGGATTCTCGTGGGATCCAGATGTGCATTCACAGCGTCGAACCTGCCTTCACCACCCCCGACGGCCCTTGGGCGTAGCACCTCTTCATCCGCAGGAGGCACAGATGTCCCGTCCCCGATCCCAAGCCGAGTACCTGGCTCGGCTCGTACCGCCCTCCGTAGCCGGCATCAACCGACGCTCGCTGCTGGCCGGCGCGGCCGGCACGGGCGCGCTGCTCGGCACTGGCCTGCTCGCCGGCTGCGGCGACGACTCCGGTGGGTCCGAGTCGAAGGACGTGTCCCTCGGCTCGAACCAGTCCGACCCGAAGCCGAAGGACGTCGTCGCCAAGGTCACGGACGGTTTCAAGACGTCGTCCGGCATCCAGGTCGCGGTGAACACGGTCGACCACAACACGTTCCAGGAGAACATCAACAACTACCTGCAGGGCAAGCCGGACGACGTGTTCACCTGGTTCGCCGGCTACCGGATGCGCTTCTTCGCCCAGAAGGGCCTGGCCAGCGACATCAGCGACGTGTGGGGCAAGCTCTCCGGCTACTCGGACGCCTTCAAGAAGGCGTCCACCGGGGACGACGGCAAGCAGTACTTCGTTCCGGCGTCGTACTACCCGTGGGCCGTCTTTTACCGCAAGTCGGTCTGGCAGCAGCACGGCTACCAGACGCCGAAGACCCTCGACGACTTCACCACCCTCGCCGCTCAGATGAAGAAGGACGGCCTGACCCCGATCGCCTTCGCCGACAAGGACGGCTGGCCGGCGATGGGCACCTTCGACATCCTGAACCTGCGGGTCAACGGCTACCAGTTCCACATCGACCTGATGGCCGGCAAGGAGGCCTGGACCTCCGACAAGGTCAAGAAGGTCTTCGACACCTGGGCCGGCCTGCTCCCCCTGCACCAGCCGGACAGCCTCGGCCGCACCTGGCAGGAGGCGGCTCAGTCGCTGCAGCAGAAGAAGAGCGGCATGTACCTGCTCGGTCTCTTCGTCGGCCAGCAGTTCAGCAACGAGGAGCAGGACGACCTCGACTTCTTCACGTTCCCGGAGATCGACCCGGCGATCGGCGCCAAGGCCCTGGACGCCCCGATCGACGGTTACATGATGGCCCGCAAGCCCAAGAACGAGGACAACGCCCGGAAGCTGCTGGAGTACTTCGGCGGCAAGGACGCCGCGGACATCACGGTCAAGAACGACCCGGCCACCCTGGTCGCCAACACCGGCGCGGACGTCAGCGGCTACACCGCCCTGCAGAAGAAGGCGGCCGAGCTGGTCGGGTCGGCCACCGAGATCGCCCAGTTCCTCGACCGGGACACCCGGCCGGACTTCGCCTCCACGGTGATCATCCCGGCGCTCCAGCAGTTCATCAAGAACCCCAAGGACATCGACGGCCTCACCTCGAGCATCGAGAACCAGAAAAAGTCGATCTTCACCGACTGACGGCGGAAGGGGGAGGACATCGTGTCCGACCTGCCCCTGATCCAAGCGGATCGCGCCGTGCCGCCGCCGGCCGCGACCACCTCCACGGGTGGTCGTCGCCGGCGGCTACGGCTCCTGTCCCGCACCGACCGCGTGGTCATCACGCTGATGGTGCTCGTCCCGCTGCTGCTCGTCACCGGGTTCGTCTGGGTGCCGGCGGTGGCCACCGTGCTGCTCTCCGGCACCAACTGGGACGGCATCGGCCCACTGAACGAGATCGAATTCGTCGGCGCCCGCAACTACAGCGACGTGGTGAACATCTACCCGCCGTTCGTGCCGGCGGTCCAGCACAACCTGCTCTGGCTGGCGGTGCTGTTCCTGGTGGCCAGCCCGTTCGGCATGTTCCTGGCCGTCCTGCTCGACAAGGAGCTGCGGGGCAGCCGCTTCTACCAGACGGCGCTCTACCTGCCCGTGGTGCTCTCGCTGGCGCTGATCGGCTTCGTCTGGCAGCTGCTCTACTCCCGCGACCAGGGTCTGATCAACGCCGTGTTCGGCAGCAACGTCGACTGGTACGGCGACTCGAACGTCAACATCTGGGCGGTCATGGTCGCCTCCGGCTGGCGGCACGTCGGCTACATCATGCTGCTCTACCTGGCCGGGTTGAAGGGCGTCGACCCGTCGCTGCGGGAAGCCGCCGCGGTCGACGGCGCCTCGGAGAGCCGGACGTTCTTCCGGGTGGTGTTCCCGGTGATGCGGCCGATCAACATCATCGTGCTGGTGGTGACGGTGATCGAGTCACTGCGCGCGTTCGACCTGGTCTGGGTGGTCAACAAGGGACGCAACGGCTTGGAGCTGCTCTCCGCGCTGGTCACCCAGAACGTGGTGGGTGAGGCGAGCCGGATCGGATTCGGCTCGGCGCTGGCGACCATCATGCTGGTCGTCTCGCTGGTCTTCATCACCATCTACCTGGCGACCGTGATGAGGGAGAACCGGCAATGAGCAGCGCGACAGTGACCCGGCGTACCGAGAGTGAGCTCGAGGCCCCGGCCCGCCGCAAGCTGACCCCGCTGCGGCTGCTGCTGCACGGCTTCCTCATCACCGTCGCGCTGACCTGGCTCTTCCCGATCGCCTGGGCGGTGCTCACGTCGCTGCGCTCCTACGAGTACACCGCCGCCAACGGCTACGTCTCGTTCGGCGGCTGGACCCTCGACAACTACGTCACCGCCTGGCGGACCGCGGAGTTCGGCAAGCACTTCCTCAACTCGGTGTACATCACAGTGCCGGCGGTGCTGCTGACGCTCTTCCTCGCCTCCTGCGTGGCGTTCGTCATCGCCCGGTTCAGCTGGAAACTCAACCTCGTGCTGCTCGGGGTGTTCACCGCGGCCAACCTGCTGCCCCAGCAGGCGCTGCTCATCCCACTGTTCCGGCTGTTCACCGAGGTGCCGCTGCCGGAGTTCATGAGCGACTCGGAGCTGCTCTACGACAGCTACTGGGGTCTGATCCTGATCAACGTGGCCTTCCAGTGCGGGTTCTGCGTCTTCGTGCTCAGCAACTACATGAAGGCGCTGCCCCGCGACCTGTACGAGGCGGCGATGGTCGACGGGGCGAGCATCTGGCGGCAGTACTGGCAGGTCACCATGCCGCTGTGCCGGCCGGCCCTGGCCGCGCTGGCGACCCTGGAGGTGACCTGGATCTACAACGAGTTCTTCTGGGCCACCGTCCTGATGCGCACCGGCGACAAGTTCCCGGTGACCAGCTCGCTGAACAACCTGCGCGGCGAGTTCTTCACCGACAACAACCTGGTCTCGGCGGGCAGCGTGCTCGTCGCGATCCCCACACTGGTGATCTTCTTTATGCTCCAGCGGCACTTCGTCCGGGGCCTGACCTTGGGAGCCTCCAAAGGATGATGATCCTGCACCTGCGCCGCGCGCGGACCAGCCTGGTGCTCGACGCGCGCGGCCCGGGGCTGCCCCGGATCGCGCACTGGGGCGGCGACATCGGCGACCTCGACGACGACGGCCTGCGCCAGCTCGTCGACGCGACCGTACCGCCGGTGGTGCCGAGCAGCTTCGACGAGCCCACCGTGCTCTCCCTGCTGCCGGAGCCGAGCGCCGGCTGGAGCGGCCGGCCGGGTCTGGCCGGGCACCGCGACGGGACCGGCTGGTCCACCGCCTTCCGCCTGGACGGCGTCGACGTCGAACCAGGCACCGACGAGGGCTCGGCGCGGGTGACCGTACGGGCCAGCGACCCGGACGCACAGCTGTCCCTGACCATCGAGATCGAGGTGGACCCGGCCGGATTGCTGCTGCTGCGCCACCGACTGCGCAACGACGGCGACGACGCGTACGAGCTGCGGGAGCTGACGCCGGTGCTGCCGGTGCCGGCGGTCGCCACCGAACTGCTCGACCTGACCGGTCGGTGGTGCCGGGAACGGTCCCCGCAGCGGCACGCGTGGCAGTTGGGCAGCTGGGTCCGCGAAGGCCGGCACGGGCGCACCGGGCACGACGCCACCCTGCTCCTGGTGGCCGGCACCGCCGGGTTCGGCTTCGGCCACGGCGAGGTGTGGGCGGTGCACACCGCGTGGAGCGGCGACCACGTCACCTTCGCCGAGCGGCGGCCCACCGGCGAGTCGACCCTCGGCGGCGGCGAGCTGCTGGCCCCCGGCGAGGTCCGGCTGGGCCCCGGCGAGTCGTACGCCACTCCCCTGCTCTACGCGGTCTGGTCCGACGCCGGGCTGGACGGGCTCAGCGACGTACTGCACACCCACCTGCGGGCCCGGCCCCGGCACCCACGCTCCCCCCGCCCGGTGACCCTGAACGTCTGGGAGGCCGTCTACTTCGACCACGACCTGGACCGGCTGCGGGCACTCGCCGACCGGGCCGCGCAGATCGGCGTCGAGCGGTTCGTGCTCGACGACGGCTGGTTCCGCGGCCGGCGCGACGACACCGCCGGGCTCGGCGACTGGTTCGTCGACGAGGGCGTCTGGCCGGACGGCCTGCAACCGTTGATCGACCACGTGACCGGCCGGGGTCTGGAGTTCGGCCTCTGGGTGGAGCCGGAGATGGTCAACCCCGACTCCGACCTGTTCCGGGCGCACGCCGACTGGTTGCTGGCGGTGCCGGGGCGGCTGCCGCCGCTCTGGCGCAACCAGCAGGTGCTCGACCTGGGCCGGCCGGAGGCGTACGACTACCTGCTGGAACGGCTCGACAAACTGCTCACCGAGCATCCCGGCATCAGCTACCTCAAGTGGGACCACAACCGGGACCTCACCGAGGCCGGGCATCACGGCCACCCCGGGGTGCACGGGCAGACCCTGGCGGTCTACCGGCTCCTCGACGAGCTGCGCCGCCGCCACCCCGGCGTGGAGATCGAGAGCTGCGCGTCCGGCGGCGCCCGGGTGGACCTGGGCATCCTGGCGCGCACCGACCGGGTCTGGGCCAGCGACTGCAACGACGCGCTGGAACGGCTCAGCATCCAGCGCTGGACGGGGCTGCTGCTGCCACCGGAGCTGATCGGCACGCACGTCGGGCCGGAGCGCTCGCACACCACCCACCGGGTGCACGACCTCGGCTTCCGGGCAGCCACCGCGCTCTTCGGCCACCACGGCATCGAGTGGGACATCGCGTCGATCAGCGCCGCCGAGCAGACCGAACTGGCCGCCTGGGTCGCGCTGCACAAGCGGCTGCGTCCGCTGCTGCACACCGGGCGGGTGGTCCGGGTCGACCATCCGGACCCGGCCGTCTGGGCCCACGGCGTGGTCGACCACGACGGCACCAGAGCGGTGTACGCGGTGGCTCGGCTGACCACCTCGGTGGCGCAGTCCCCGGGCGCGGTCCGGCTGCCCGGCCTGGACCCGGGCCGGCGTTACCGGGTGCGACCGGTGTCGGACGTGCCGGCCCCGGCGACCATCGACCGGTCCGCGCCGGCCTGGCTGGCTGGCGGCGTCATGCTCAGCGGAGCGGCACTGGCCCGGGTGGGGGTGCAGGTGCCCGCGTTGCACCCCGAGCAGAGCCTGGTGCTGGAGGTTGACGCCGTCGACTGAAATTTCCCGGGACATCTTTGACCGGGGTGTCGAGAACGGTGCCGTCGGCTTCTACCTCAGGGTGAGAGCACCGAAGATGGTGCGCAGGCGTGAGGAGCGAACCATGAAGTACATGCTGCTTATGCAGTTCAGCGCCGCCGGGACCGACTTCCCGGGCATCGACACCTGGACGCCGGAGGAGATCGAGGCGCACATCGGGTTCATGGGCGAGGTCAACCGCAAGCTCACCGCCGCCGGAGAGTGGGTCGACGGGCAGGGCCTCGGCGGCCCGCAGCAGGCGCGGATCGTCCGCGCCGGTGAGGGCGGGGCCCCGGTGGTCACCGAGGGGCCGTTCGCCGAGACGAAGGAGTTCCTCGCCGGCTTCTGGATCGTCGACTGCGACAGCCCGCAGCGGGCGGTGGAACTGGCCGCGTACATCTCCACCGCACCCGGCCCCGGCGGACGGCCGCTGAACATGCCGATCGAGGTGCACCCGATCATGTCCGCCCCAGCCCAGGAGCTGTGAGGGCTGGCCACCACCGATCCCCACGTCGAGGACCTGCTGCGCGAACTGGCGCCGCAGGTCCTCGGCGTGCTCGCCCGCCGGTTCGGTGACTTCGCCACCGCCGAGGACGCGGTGCAGGAGGCGCTGCTGGCCGCCGCCACCCAGTGGCCGGCGGACGGGCTGCCGGCGAACCCGCGCGGCTGGCTGATCCAGGTCGGCTACCGCCGGATGATCGAGCTGGTCCGCGGTGAGCAGGCGCGGCGCCGCCGCGAGGACCTGGTCGCCCGCCGGGACCCGGACGACCGCCAGCACGCGCCCGCGGCGGACGAGGAGCTGACCGCCGAACGGGACGACAGACTGGTCCTGCTCTTCCTCTGCTGCCACCCGGCGCTCACGCCCGCGTCGGCCGTCGCGCTGACCCTGCGCGCGGTCGGTGGGCTCAGCACCGCCGAGATCGCCCGCGCGTTCCTGGTGCCCGAGACGACCATGGCGCAACGGATCAGCCGGGCCAAGCAGCGCATCCGCTCCTCCGGGCTGCCGTTCCGGATGCCGGAGCCGACGGAGCGGGCCGACCGGCTGGCCACCGTGCGGCAGGTGCTCTATCTGATCTTCACCGAGGGGCACACGAGCACCGCCGGCCCGGATCTGCGCCGGGTCGACCTGGCGGCGGAGGCGATCCGACTCACCCGTGCGCTGCACACGCTGCTGCCCCACGACAGCGAGTCGGCCGGCCTGCTGGCGTTGATGCTGCTCACCGAGGCGCGCAGCCCGGCGCGGACCGGGCCGTCCGGTGAGCTGATCTCGCTGGCCGACCAGGACCGCGCCCACTGGGACGCGGCGGCGATCGCCGAGGGCATCGAACTGGTCACCCGGGCGCTGCCGCGCGGGCCGGTCGGCCCGTACCAGGTGCAGGCCGCCATCGCCGCACTGCACGACGAGGCGCCGAGCACCGAGGCGACCGACTGGCCGCAGATCCTGGCGCTCTACGGCGTGCTGGAACAGCTCTCCGGCAGCCCGGTGGTGGCGCTCAACCGGGCCGTGGCGACCGCCATGGTGCACGGGCCGGCAGCCGGCCTGGCCGCTCTCGACGCGCTGGCCGCCGACCAGCAGTTGGCCGGGCACCACCGGCTCGCCGCCGCCCGCGCGCACCTGCACGAGATGGCCGGGGACCGGGCCCGGGCGATCGCCGACTACCGGGCCGCCGCCGGGCGGACGAGCAGCCTGCCCGAGCATCGCTACCTCATGATGCGGGCAGCCCGGCTCGCCGCCGAGCCGGACCGGCCGACGTCGCATCAGGCTCCGACGGAGGACCGAGTGGATGGGAATCTCGGCCTCGGGCCGGAGTAGTTACCCGCATCGCCTGTGGAGCTGATGTCGTAAACGAATCACCCGCTACCCGCCACCGAGCATTCAGGACTGAGGACCGCATGGCGTACGTGCTGCTGGGGATCGCCATCGCCGCCGAGGTGCTGGCGACCAGTCTGCTCAAGACCACCGCCGGGTTCACCCGACTCGCGCCGACGGTGGCCTGCCTCGGCGGCTATCTGCTGGCGTTCGTCCTGCTGGCCCAGGCCGTCAAGGAGATACCGGTGGGCGTCGCGTACGCCCTCTGGTCCGGCCTGGGCACCGCCACCATCGTGGCGATCGGCGCGGTCTTCCTGGATGAGCCGGTCGGGCTGGCCAAGCTCGCCGGTATCGCACTGATCATTGCCGGGGTCGTCATCGTGAACCTGGCCGGGGAGCACTGACCACGGCTGAGCGCGGTGGCCGGGCCCGGTGCGGTCCCGGCCACCTGCTCGTCGATCAGCTCGCGGTGCAGCTCACCTCCGGCCTGGCGTTGCTGCCGGTCCAGCTGCCGATGAAGCCGAAGCTGGTGCTGGCACCGGCGGCCAGCCGGCCGTTGTAGGCCACGTTGCGCGCGGTCACCGCGGCTCCGCTGCTGGTCAGCGTCGTGTTCCAGGACTGGCTGACGCTCTGGCCGTTGGCGAAGGTCCACCGGGTGCTCCAGCCGGTGATCGCGGTCGCGCCGGCGGTCACCTTCACCTCACCCTGGAATCCGCCCTGCCACTGGTTGGTGACGGTGTAGGTAGCGGTGCAACCACCAGCCGGGGGCGGCGTGGTCGGTGGCGGCGTGGTCGGTGGCGGGGTGGTCGGCGGGGGCGTGGTCGGCGGCGGGGTGCCGCCGAAAACCGTTGCCTCCCGGGCGGTCTGCCGGATGCCGTTGGCGCCGTTGAAGATCCGCTGGCCCCAACTGGTCAGGCTGGCCGGGTTGAAGGCGGTGGCCATGTCGAGATACTCCACGCCGCCGCCGTTGCCGCTCCACGACCAGCCCAGCCAGCCGATCCCGTTGGCCTGGCTGTAGGCGAGGATGGTGTCCTCGTCGGGGTCGCCGTCGGAGTGGTTGAAGCCGAACTCGCCGACCACGATGGGCAGCCCGGCCGCCCGGAAGCGACCCAGGTAGTCGCTGATCTCCGCGGCGGTGTCGAAGACCCCGTACATGTGGATGGAGAAGACGGTGTTGCGGGCCGGGTCGGCGGCGAAGACCGAGGCGGCGTTGTCGCGCATGGTGAACGACCAGTCCTGCCCCCAGTTCGGCGCGTCCACCATGATCGTGTGGGTCAGACCGCCGGCGCGTAGCCTGGTGATCGCGGTGGCGTTGTCGGTGGCCCAGGAGGCGTAGTTCTGGTTGCCGTACGGCTCGTTGCCGATGTTGACGATGACGTACTTCTCCTGGCCGGCCAGGACGTCGGCGAGACTGAGCCAGTAGTCGACGGCCCGGGCGAGGGTGATAGCGCCGCTCTGCTCGCCGTAGCCGGTGGTGTCGTGCACCTCCAGCACACAGATCAGCCGGTTGGCCTTGCACAGCGAGATGACGTTGGCGACGTCGGCGTTGGTGTTGCGGGTCCACCGGTCGCCGCTGGAGAGCACCACCCGGACGGTGTTCGCGCCGAGCGCCTTCACGTCGGCGAACGAGCTGGTCTGCTGTGGGTACCAGGTGTGCGCGTGGTTGACCCCGCGCATGATGAATTCGGTGCCGTTGGCGTCGTACAGCTTGCCGCCCGCGACTGTGAAACCGGCTGCGGCCTGCGCGGGCTGGCCGAACGCCAGCACGGCGACGAGCAGCGCGAGCAGGGCGGCGCCGGCGGCGGAAAGTCGAGTCTTCATGGCCTTCCTCAGGGAGGACCCCCGGTGCCCGACAGGGGTGGGACGTGACAGGGGAAGGCGGCTGCAGCCCGACAGCCGCCGCCTGGATCCCGGCGGCGCACGCATCAGCGTAGGGCGATGGATTGGTCGGCGCAACCGGTTCAGTGGCTGAGCCAAAGCCGGCGGACAGCCGTGACGGCCCACGCGAACGCGGGCCGTCACGGGGCGGTCATCCCCACCACAGGATGTGCGCCACACCCGGCACTCTTAACCGGTTAAGAGCGACGGTAGGCAGGTCACGGCCATCCGTCAAGCGCCTCCCGTCCGAACCGGACGGGAGGGTTGGCCGCTGCCGACCTGGGTATCCCGGGACGATCCGTCGGCGGGAAGGAGAAACCAGAATGGTCAGCGTCGGCTACACCCTGATGTGCGAGCAGGCCGGTCCGAAGCAACTGGTCGACCACGCGGTGCGGGCCGAGGCGGCCGGCTTCGACCAGCTGGTGGTCTCCGACCACTACTACCCGTGGCTGGATGCCCAGGGCCACTCCCCGTACGCCTGGTCGGTGCTCGGCGCGGTCGCCCACGCCACCTCCCGGGCGGAGCTGATGTCCTTCGTGACCTGCCCGATCCGCCGCTACCACCCGGCCGTGGTCGCGCAGAAGGCCAGCACCATCGGAGCGCTCTCGGACGGCCGGTTCACCCTCGGCCTCGGCGCCGGGGAGAACCTCAACGAGCACGTGGTCGGTGGCTGGCCGCACGTGCAGCAGCGGCACGAGATGTTCGAGGAGGCCCTGCAGATCATCCGCCCGCTGCTCAACGGCGAGTCGCTGACCTTCTCCGGCAACCACTTCGACGTGCCCGACGCCTACGTCTGGGACCGCCCGGAGCAGCCGGTCCCGATGGCCATCGCCGCCTCCGGCCGGCAGTCCGCCACCCTCGCCGCCGAGTACGGCAACGGCATCATCGCCACCGAGCCCGACCGGCACATCATCGAGATGTACGACGACGCCGGCGGCACCGGCCAGCCCCGCTACGGGCAGGTGCCCATCTGCTACGGCCCGGACGAGGCCGAGTGCCGCAAGATCGTGCACGACCAGTTCCGCTGGTTCGGGCTCGGCTGGAAGGTCAACGCCGAGCTGCCCGGCCCGGACTCCTTCGCCTCCGCCACCCAGT
Above is a window of Micromonospora coriariae DNA encoding:
- a CDS encoding TIGR03557 family F420-dependent LLM class oxidoreductase — encoded protein: MVSVGYTLMCEQAGPKQLVDHAVRAEAAGFDQLVVSDHYYPWLDAQGHSPYAWSVLGAVAHATSRAELMSFVTCPIRRYHPAVVAQKASTIGALSDGRFTLGLGAGENLNEHVVGGWPHVQQRHEMFEEALQIIRPLLNGESLTFSGNHFDVPDAYVWDRPEQPVPMAIAASGRQSATLAAEYGNGIIATEPDRHIIEMYDDAGGTGQPRYGQVPICYGPDEAECRKIVHDQFRWFGLGWKVNAELPGPDSFASATQFVREEDVAEGISCGPDVDAHVEAFRKFVDAGFTHVALLQVGGENQPMFLDWAQEQLLPRLREL